A stretch of the Teretinema zuelzerae genome encodes the following:
- a CDS encoding GGDEF domain-containing protein translates to MMNAKNDLARELETLRSAHNYRAFMALSGMLFLSCALFLGQHLVMPDSYPEDWIPRLYVTLYAGSMVFALVFSALLYLARKKDSRTLILALSFVFSFLAVSLGLALSFLDYQYSDNLTAVYIASIGISVMLSAPYILHLILQLWLVACSSAVYFLFLKDTANPSLMMSFIFLGGLSLAFGYYTERSRWKTNLATIQLKALTLHDQMTGAYNRIFLNEYMTKLLDAKHRYGTPLSCILIDVDHFKSVNDTHGHLAGDRVLVELVRRLRDTVRSADIVARMGGEEFLIVLPQTTLDKALVVANKLRLAVEQTPIANLSITVSAGAAEIDDSETFESAFHRCDEALYRAKKSGRNRVEASIL, encoded by the coding sequence ATGATGAACGCAAAAAACGATCTTGCCCGCGAATTGGAAACGCTCCGATCAGCCCATAACTATCGCGCCTTCATGGCCTTAAGCGGAATGCTTTTCCTCAGCTGCGCTCTATTTCTCGGCCAGCATCTCGTCATGCCCGACTCCTACCCCGAGGACTGGATTCCCCGATTGTACGTAACGCTCTACGCGGGATCCATGGTCTTCGCTCTGGTTTTCAGCGCGCTTTTATACCTCGCCAGAAAAAAAGATTCGCGGACTCTCATACTCGCTCTATCGTTCGTCTTTTCCTTTCTTGCAGTTTCGCTCGGCCTTGCCTTAAGCTTTCTGGATTATCAATACTCGGATAATTTAACAGCCGTGTACATCGCGTCGATCGGAATCTCGGTGATGCTGAGCGCGCCGTACATCCTTCACCTCATTCTGCAGCTTTGGCTCGTTGCATGTTCAAGCGCGGTCTACTTTCTATTCTTGAAGGACACAGCCAATCCCAGCCTCATGATGTCGTTCATCTTCCTCGGAGGTTTAAGCCTCGCCTTCGGCTATTACACCGAGCGGAGCCGATGGAAGACGAATCTTGCGACCATTCAACTGAAGGCCCTGACTCTTCACGATCAGATGACCGGCGCCTACAACCGCATATTCCTGAACGAGTATATGACGAAGCTGCTGGACGCCAAACATCGATACGGAACGCCCCTGTCGTGCATACTTATCGACGTCGACCATTTTAAATCGGTGAACGACACTCACGGACACCTGGCGGGCGACAGGGTGCTTGTCGAACTGGTTCGCCGCCTGAGAGATACCGTCCGCAGCGCGGATATAGTGGCTCGCATGGGCGGCGAGGAATTCCTCATCGTTCTCCCCCAGACTACGCTCGACAAGGCCCTCGTCGTCGCGAACAAGCTTCGCCTTGCCGTAGAACAGACGCCCATAGCGAATCTGTCGATCACCGTGAGCGCGGGAGCGGCGGAAATAGACGATTCGGAAACCTTCGAATCGGCCTTCCACCGCTGCGACGAAGCCCTCTACCGCGCGAAAAAATCGGGCCGAAACCGGGTCGAGGCGAGCATACTGTAA
- a CDS encoding hydrogenase maturation nickel metallochaperone HypA/HybF gives MHELGVVIEVVKTVEDFARENSLMRIDTLVLQIGELSSMIPRFIEECYPAAVDGTLLADTKLRIEVLPANGRCTACGKVFHPPTDGESCPACGDTRFELLGGREFMIKEVIAY, from the coding sequence ATGCATGAACTCGGCGTTGTCATAGAAGTAGTGAAAACAGTTGAGGATTTCGCGCGGGAGAATTCTCTCATGCGGATCGATACCCTGGTTCTCCAGATCGGCGAGCTGTCTTCCATGATTCCCCGATTCATCGAAGAATGCTATCCTGCGGCAGTCGACGGAACCCTCCTTGCGGACACCAAGCTCCGCATCGAGGTGCTCCCGGCGAACGGCCGCTGCACCGCGTGCGGAAAGGTGTTCCATCCGCCGACTGACGGCGAATCCTGCCCTGCCTGCGGGGATACGCGCTTCGAACTGCTGGGCGGGCGGGAATTCATGATCAAGGAAGTGATCGCGTATTGA
- a CDS encoding PadR family transcriptional regulator → MSEELIGKEIIRGHIDTIILGLLSDQDRYGYEVYKEVLSRSGGEYELKEPSLYSAFRRLEGLGWVSSYWGGETQGGRRKYYSLTAEGRASLDRLRAEWFVARRIIDRLIGE, encoded by the coding sequence ATGAGTGAAGAATTAATCGGCAAAGAAATAATCAGGGGCCACATCGATACCATCATCCTCGGACTGCTGTCCGATCAGGATCGGTACGGGTACGAAGTGTACAAGGAAGTGCTCAGCCGCTCCGGCGGCGAGTACGAACTTAAGGAACCCTCGCTCTACTCGGCGTTCAGGCGCCTTGAAGGGCTTGGCTGGGTTTCGTCGTATTGGGGCGGAGAAACCCAGGGCGGAAGGCGGAAATACTATTCGCTCACCGCAGAGGGGAGAGCGTCGCTGGATCGTCTCCGCGCGGAGTGGTTTGTTGCCCGGCGGATAATAGATCGCTTGATAGGGGAGTGA
- a CDS encoding MFS transporter, protein MESWKRKTAFFLAGQTVSLFGSSLVQYALLWHLTLETRSGAVMTGYIICGFLPGLVLSPFAGVWADRYDRKKLIVLADAFIALVTLAAAVALFSGAPEIPLFFAMAALRSAGGAVHQPCVGAFLPSLVPEEQLTRVNGINGGIQSALMIASPMAAGALLGFMPVSAIFFIDVFTALIAIAILAFLVPSTHPQTGAEAPSGGYIEEIAAGMKYIRDHRFLKELFIYIGILYVLVSPAAFLTPLQTARSFGPEYWRLTAIEIAFSLGMLLGGAGIAMYPGPKNRMKTILAANAVMAACTIGLALSPVLPPAASFSVYLGFMGLFGVSMPFLNTPSTVLIQEHVDNAYLGRVFAVFGILSGSLMPLAMLVFGPLSDALKLEPILAATGAAMFILVLLVPLNRRLRNPASAEER, encoded by the coding sequence ATGGAATCATGGAAACGCAAAACGGCATTTTTTCTGGCCGGCCAAACCGTATCCCTTTTCGGTTCGTCCCTTGTTCAGTATGCCCTGCTATGGCATCTCACCCTTGAGACCCGCTCGGGAGCCGTGATGACCGGATACATCATCTGCGGTTTTCTTCCCGGACTTGTCCTTTCGCCCTTCGCCGGCGTGTGGGCGGACCGGTACGACCGAAAAAAGCTCATCGTTCTGGCAGACGCCTTCATAGCCCTGGTAACCCTCGCCGCCGCCGTAGCCCTCTTTTCCGGCGCTCCCGAGATTCCGCTTTTCTTCGCGATGGCGGCCCTCCGGTCTGCGGGAGGAGCGGTGCACCAGCCCTGCGTCGGAGCCTTTCTGCCGTCCCTGGTTCCTGAAGAACAGCTCACTCGGGTGAACGGCATAAACGGCGGCATTCAGAGCGCGCTCATGATAGCATCCCCGATGGCGGCCGGCGCCCTCCTCGGCTTCATGCCGGTGTCGGCGATTTTCTTCATCGACGTTTTTACCGCGCTCATAGCCATCGCGATTCTGGCCTTTCTGGTTCCCTCTACCCATCCTCAAACCGGCGCGGAGGCGCCCTCCGGAGGCTATATCGAAGAAATAGCCGCAGGCATGAAATATATACGCGATCACCGGTTTTTGAAGGAATTATTCATTTACATCGGGATTCTCTACGTGCTGGTGTCTCCGGCCGCTTTTCTCACCCCCCTGCAGACGGCGCGCAGCTTCGGGCCGGAATACTGGCGGCTGACGGCGATAGAAATAGCGTTTTCTCTCGGGATGCTGCTGGGAGGAGCGGGGATCGCAATGTATCCGGGACCGAAAAACCGAATGAAAACCATTCTAGCCGCGAACGCCGTAATGGCCGCTTGCACTATCGGCCTCGCGTTAAGCCCCGTGCTTCCCCCTGCCGCCTCATTTTCCGTCTATCTCGGTTTCATGGGTCTGTTCGGCGTGAGCATGCCGTTTCTCAACACGCCCTCTACGGTGCTGATCCAGGAACATGTAGACAACGCCTATCTGGGAAGAGTATTCGCGGTGTTCGGAATCCTCTCGGGTTCGCTCATGCCGCTGGCCATGCTGGTGTTCGGCCCGCTTTCGGACGCCCTCAAACTAGAACCGATCCTCGCCGCGACGGGCGCCGCCATGTTCATCCTCGTTCTTCTGGTTCCGTTGAACCGCCGGCTCAGAAATCCCGCTTCAGCGGAAGAGCGCTGA
- a CDS encoding serpin family protein, translating to MISEGYAEGVNAFAVDLLSLIASDREYPGTNLLISPFSASRCLALVSEGASDQAKAQILDVLGGPEAVSGAASALGELLTADGSVVFNSADAVFFRNSLRLAEGFADGAKTRFGAWVEGLGFGNQTEAAGVMNEWIETNTGGYIKDYIVPDSITSDTLAFIANAVFFKADWASPFDCTQTKRQPFLLSDGTLVDADMMRSEYRHLVREGEGYRNALIFYGTNKADYFYMDLYLPDEGVSIADFIKRDLDAALRETVARRDSFASDDGRAEDGFATGSYAYGILEMPKLSYEADTVLTEYLKTLGMTRVFNAEGNPLSRMFADQGAFLSGVRHRAGLIADEAGTVAYAVTVAQVDGTAGPGDETLTLDRPYVFCIRAGQTGMVLFAGAVMNPSRDD from the coding sequence ATGATTTCAGAAGGATACGCCGAGGGAGTAAATGCTTTTGCGGTCGATCTATTGTCTCTCATCGCTTCCGATCGCGAGTATCCGGGGACCAACCTGCTGATATCGCCGTTCAGCGCGAGCCGTTGTCTGGCTTTGGTGTCGGAAGGAGCGTCGGATCAGGCCAAAGCCCAAATATTGGACGTTCTCGGCGGTCCTGAGGCGGTCAGCGGCGCGGCTTCTGCCCTCGGGGAGCTTTTAACCGCGGACGGCAGCGTCGTCTTCAATTCCGCAGACGCGGTATTTTTCAGGAACTCCCTTAGGCTCGCCGAAGGATTCGCCGACGGAGCGAAGACCCGTTTCGGCGCCTGGGTCGAGGGTTTGGGCTTCGGTAATCAGACCGAGGCCGCTGGCGTGATGAATGAGTGGATCGAGACAAATACCGGCGGATACATAAAAGACTATATTGTACCCGATTCAATAACATCCGATACACTTGCCTTCATCGCGAACGCCGTTTTTTTCAAGGCCGATTGGGCGTCTCCCTTCGACTGTACCCAAACGAAGCGCCAGCCCTTCTTATTATCCGACGGGACTCTGGTCGACGCGGACATGATGCGATCCGAGTACCGCCATCTCGTACGCGAAGGGGAGGGATACCGGAACGCCCTTATCTTCTACGGAACGAATAAGGCCGATTATTTTTATATGGATCTCTATCTCCCCGACGAAGGCGTTTCCATAGCGGATTTCATTAAAAGAGATTTGGACGCTGCGTTGCGTGAGACAGTCGCGCGGCGCGATTCCTTCGCCTCCGATGACGGCCGGGCAGAGGATGGGTTTGCGACGGGCAGTTACGCATACGGAATACTCGAGATGCCGAAACTTTCATATGAAGCAGACACCGTCCTTACCGAGTATTTAAAAACGCTCGGGATGACCAGGGTTTTTAACGCGGAAGGAAATCCCCTTTCGCGTATGTTCGCGGATCAGGGCGCTTTTCTGTCAGGGGTGAGACATCGCGCCGGGCTTATCGCGGACGAAGCGGGCACTGTTGCGTATGCGGTCACCGTCGCACAGGTTGACGGAACGGCGGGTCCCGGCGACGAGACTTTGACTCTCGACAGGCCCTACGTGTTCTGTATCCGGGCCGGACAAACCGGCATGGTTTTATTCGCCGGCGCCGTGATGAATCCTTCCCGTGACGATTGA
- a CDS encoding Crp/Fnr family transcriptional regulator, with amino-acid sequence MIDASGFNRHSLFGGFSQDDLAKVAHLFEPKSFAAGDLLLTEGEPNNQIFFLLSGSVRVTRRGLVLIDFREGDSFGEIEMLDTRPSAATIAALEPATAACLSHAGLYALYKLDTRLYSVFMMNLARDLARRLRRMDELACGETPSTLP; translated from the coding sequence ATGATCGATGCTTCGGGTTTCAACAGACATTCGCTGTTCGGCGGTTTTTCGCAAGACGATCTTGCGAAGGTCGCGCATCTGTTCGAGCCGAAATCGTTTGCCGCCGGCGATCTCCTTCTTACCGAGGGCGAACCGAACAATCAGATTTTCTTCCTGCTCTCGGGCTCGGTTCGCGTCACCCGCCGGGGCCTTGTTCTGATCGACTTCCGGGAGGGAGACAGCTTCGGCGAAATCGAAATGCTGGACACCCGCCCTTCCGCCGCGACCATCGCCGCTCTCGAACCGGCAACAGCCGCCTGCCTCAGCCACGCCGGATTGTACGCCCTCTATAAGCTGGATACGCGGCTGTATTCGGTGTTCATGATGAATCTCGCGCGCGATCTGGCCCGCAGGCTCAGGCGCATGGACGAGCTTGCCTGCGGAGAAACCCCGTCTACACTTCCTTGA
- a CDS encoding HD domain-containing phosphohydrolase, with translation MKSPSLKKQNDLMFSITLSVSLFLVITICSVVASYFYLEEIGNQSDSIMREVNSLAIELQKTPAYAGETTKEAWKRVVQRQEEASRFFRFRAVLSEPRFTNALEGEQYRLEMRAFASRISFNRGKIFQWNQIINLVLLAISFSGIVFQLTLVALNRRSLKTFLSAMEQGISSIDDLLQFKRIQRSEHPGERFPELIDLFTRIDRVTALINLDHDMGRLSGLGNMDFLVDGLSETINQFMPCQRLALAFRTSNSVITAETVKADYSDLHLVPGHSERIDAGSLHQIAEHRTPRIINNLPEYAHTREVSVATKLLLKEGIFSSVTAPLVFRDKCVGFIFVSTRENIEYHSDHARELARIASAVSHTLYTEFLFQETVAETTRAFVSLMSEKDNETSQHLVRMARYSFIVARKYNQTVRRLEPALLREILWFAPLHDIGKIGITDLILHKTGPLTDDERKTMQTHVFIGERVLREMDASLKQVLSESLLKTAIEIIGGHHEKFDGSGYPRRLAGENIPLAGRIVAAADVFDALTSKRPYKDAWPVEKAVSWMKNSMPGHFDPEVFGCLESSIEDILTVYEELKEV, from the coding sequence ATGAAATCGCCATCACTGAAAAAACAAAACGACCTCATGTTCAGCATAACCTTGAGCGTTTCTCTCTTTCTCGTTATTACAATATGTTCCGTAGTAGCAAGCTACTTTTATCTCGAAGAAATCGGAAACCAATCTGATTCAATCATGCGGGAGGTAAACTCCCTTGCGATAGAACTGCAGAAAACGCCCGCCTACGCGGGGGAAACTACGAAAGAGGCCTGGAAAAGGGTCGTTCAACGACAGGAGGAAGCCTCCCGATTTTTCCGTTTCCGCGCTGTTTTAAGCGAACCCCGTTTCACGAACGCTCTCGAAGGAGAGCAATATCGCCTCGAAATGCGTGCCTTCGCCTCGAGAATCAGCTTTAACCGCGGCAAGATATTCCAATGGAACCAGATCATCAATCTGGTGCTCCTTGCAATTTCCTTTTCCGGCATCGTGTTCCAGCTCACCCTCGTCGCTTTGAACCGGAGATCGCTGAAAACCTTTCTTTCCGCGATGGAGCAGGGAATCTCGTCGATAGACGACCTGTTGCAGTTCAAACGGATACAACGGAGCGAACATCCCGGTGAGCGCTTTCCGGAGCTCATAGATCTGTTCACGCGCATCGACCGGGTTACCGCCCTCATCAATCTCGATCACGACATGGGGCGGCTGTCCGGTCTCGGGAATATGGATTTTCTGGTCGACGGCCTTTCTGAGACGATCAATCAGTTCATGCCCTGCCAGCGCCTGGCCCTCGCCTTCAGAACCTCGAATTCGGTCATCACCGCGGAAACGGTGAAAGCGGACTATTCCGACCTCCACCTCGTGCCGGGCCATTCCGAAAGAATAGACGCAGGGTCCCTGCATCAGATAGCGGAACACAGGACCCCCCGGATCATCAATAATCTTCCGGAGTACGCCCACACGCGCGAAGTATCGGTTGCCACGAAGCTTCTGCTGAAAGAGGGAATATTCTCCAGCGTTACGGCGCCGCTCGTCTTCCGTGATAAATGCGTCGGCTTCATTTTTGTTTCTACGCGCGAAAATATCGAGTATCACAGCGATCACGCCCGGGAATTGGCGCGCATCGCGTCGGCGGTGAGCCATACCCTGTACACGGAGTTCCTCTTTCAGGAAACGGTTGCCGAAACGACGCGGGCCTTCGTATCCCTCATGAGCGAGAAGGACAATGAAACAAGCCAGCACCTGGTCAGGATGGCGCGGTATTCGTTCATCGTGGCCCGCAAATATAATCAGACGGTGCGGCGCCTTGAACCCGCTCTGCTGCGCGAGATTCTCTGGTTCGCACCCCTGCACGACATCGGTAAAATCGGAATCACCGATCTGATTCTGCACAAAACCGGGCCGCTCACCGACGATGAAAGAAAAACGATGCAAACCCATGTGTTCATCGGAGAACGGGTGCTCCGGGAGATGGACGCCAGTTTGAAGCAAGTACTCTCCGAATCCCTTCTGAAAACCGCGATCGAGATAATCGGCGGCCACCATGAAAAATTCGACGGTTCAGGATATCCGCGCAGACTTGCGGGAGAGAATATACCGCTCGCCGGAAGAATCGTGGCCGCTGCCGACGTATTCGACGCCCTCACCTCGAAGCGGCCCTATAAGGATGCTTGGCCGGTAGAAAAGGCGGTGTCGTGGATGAAAAACTCGATGCCGGGACATTTCGATCCCGAGGTGTTCGGCTGTCTGGAATCCTCTATAGAAGATATTCTGACGGTCTACGAAGAGCTCAAGGAAGTGTAG
- the efp gene encoding elongation factor P yields MLAASQLRVGTVFMNGNDPMIVQRMLGNKSGRGSMVYRLRIKNIVSGQTMDVGFDSSEKFQEADLELHKVKLSYLDGDNYVFMDEETYEQFEISKEDLGDNANYIKDGDEFIVELTFYNGKPVGVSLPILVEREITYCEPGIRGDTSGKASKPATLDTGYEVQVPLFCEMGTRILLDTRDGSFSERAKS; encoded by the coding sequence ATGTTAGCAGCTTCCCAATTACGGGTCGGCACCGTTTTCATGAACGGAAATGACCCCATGATCGTCCAGCGCATGCTGGGCAACAAAAGCGGCCGCGGTTCGATGGTGTATCGCCTGAGAATCAAGAATATCGTCAGCGGCCAGACGATGGACGTCGGTTTCGACTCAAGCGAGAAATTCCAGGAAGCGGATCTTGAGCTTCACAAGGTAAAACTGTCCTACCTCGACGGCGATAACTATGTCTTCATGGACGAAGAAACCTACGAACAGTTCGAAATTTCCAAGGAAGACCTGGGCGACAACGCGAACTACATCAAAGACGGCGACGAGTTCATCGTCGAACTGACTTTCTATAACGGAAAGCCCGTCGGCGTAAGCCTCCCCATCCTGGTCGAGCGCGAGATCACCTATTGCGAACCCGGCATCCGCGGCGACACTTCCGGAAAGGCTTCCAAGCCCGCCACCCTCGACACCGGCTACGAAGTCCAGGTTCCCCTGTTCTGCGAAATGGGTACCCGCATTCTTCTCGACACTCGGGACGGATCGTTCTCCGAGCGCGCCAAGTCATGA
- the earP gene encoding elongation factor P maturation arginine rhamnosyltransferase EarP: MTIDILCSVVDNLGDIGFVYRLSRALCRARSGTPGGAGDPLRLRLIVDDLAAFSALYPAVRAGFGFQTVPAPDSGSPDWLVASWNDPGPEALAEFSARRPRYILECYACGRPEWFEEILFDADDDGIRVLLNLEYLTAESWARDFHLLPSLTRSPQVRKYVFMPGFISGTGGLLPSEESAPRSEDDFHGGGSLHAGGRSHAGGSLHADGSLHADGSLQADGSLYAGGSLHAGGSLHADGSLYADGSLHADSSLHVGGRTHADGSLHAGGSLHADGSLHAGGSEFRILLFSYEHDFSSLASALKAFHADRPVRVLLAAGRSASPFLDAWNSSGRPFPVEELPMLPQLEWDSVFDSADLLIVRGEESWSRAILSGKPFVWECYPFGGDGHHAKIKAFLDFARPFFATADFALWERILWDFNAAVPGEEDLIRFFRSCAVSEPDCGRSLSESFRKMAAEAGKTGNLAANLLTFFLDSG, encoded by the coding sequence GTGACGATTGATATTCTCTGCTCCGTAGTCGACAATCTCGGCGATATCGGCTTCGTATACCGGCTCTCCCGCGCGTTGTGCCGCGCCCGCTCAGGAACTCCCGGCGGCGCCGGCGATCCGCTCCGTCTCAGATTGATAGTGGACGATCTCGCGGCTTTTTCAGCTCTCTATCCGGCTGTTCGCGCAGGGTTCGGTTTCCAGACTGTCCCGGCGCCTGACTCCGGCTCTCCCGATTGGCTAGTCGCATCCTGGAACGATCCGGGTCCCGAGGCTTTGGCAGAGTTCAGCGCCCGGCGGCCGCGCTATATTCTGGAGTGCTACGCGTGCGGAAGGCCCGAGTGGTTCGAGGAAATACTGTTCGATGCAGATGACGACGGCATTCGCGTGCTGCTGAATCTCGAGTACCTAACCGCCGAGAGCTGGGCGCGGGATTTCCATCTTTTGCCGTCTCTCACGCGGTCTCCTCAAGTTCGCAAATACGTGTTCATGCCCGGTTTCATCAGCGGAACCGGCGGGCTTCTGCCTTCGGAGGAAAGCGCGCCTCGCAGCGAGGACGACTTTCACGGAGGCGGCAGCTTGCACGCGGGCGGCAGATCTCACGCGGGCGGCAGCTTGCACGCCGACGGCAGCTTGCACGCCGACGGCAGCTTGCAGGCCGACGGCAGCTTGTACGCCGGCGGAAGCTTGCACGCCGGCGGCAGCTTGCACGCCGACGGCAGCTTGTACGCCGACGGCAGCTTGCACGCCGACAGCAGCTTGCACGTCGGCGGCAGAACGCACGCCGACGGCAGCTTGCACGCCGGCGGCAGCTTGCACGCCGACGGCAGCTTGCACGCGGGCGGCAGCGAGTTCAGAATTCTATTATTCAGCTACGAGCACGACTTTTCTTCGCTTGCGTCGGCCTTGAAGGCCTTTCACGCCGATCGGCCGGTGCGCGTTCTTCTCGCGGCGGGGCGAAGCGCTTCGCCCTTTCTCGACGCATGGAACAGTTCGGGCCGTCCCTTCCCGGTCGAAGAACTTCCCATGCTTCCCCAGCTCGAATGGGATTCGGTTTTCGATTCGGCGGACCTGTTGATCGTGCGGGGCGAGGAGAGCTGGTCGCGCGCGATATTGTCGGGGAAACCCTTTGTCTGGGAGTGTTACCCGTTCGGCGGAGACGGCCATCATGCCAAGATTAAAGCATTTCTCGACTTTGCCCGCCCCTTTTTCGCTACAGCCGACTTTGCGTTGTGGGAGAGAATTCTATGGGATTTTAACGCGGCGGTTCCCGGGGAGGAGGATTTGATCAGGTTTTTCAGATCCTGCGCGGTTTCCGAACCGGATTGCGGCCGGAGTTTAAGCGAATCGTTCCGTAAAATGGCTGCGGAAGCGGGAAAAACCGGAAATCTGGCGGCCAACCTGCTGACTTTTTTCCTCGATTCAGGTTAG